The Lycium ferocissimum isolate CSIRO_LF1 chromosome 1, AGI_CSIRO_Lferr_CH_V1, whole genome shotgun sequence genome includes a region encoding these proteins:
- the LOC132046904 gene encoding protein NETWORKED 1B produces MATLPHSDSRRKYSWWWDSHIPKNSKWLQENLTEMDSKVKAMIKLIEEDADSFARRAEMYYKKRPELMKLVEEFYRAYRALAERYDHVSGELKQAQKTMSEAFPDQVPFRLEDSPVKSPAQAAEPNSPEVLGLLLSRMHAVQKSGDDNGTSEWGLKQLHDMLGAGEEMLKNSKFLEGTLKKGGNCNTEEKERSLHSQVSELSTENENLKAKVLAESERAGQAEGEVQILKEALAGLEAEKETTFLQYQQCLEKLSAVERDLSAAQKDSLKFNERASEAGNEAQKLKESLIKLEAEKDAALSKHKEYLERISSLEDKASQAHEDTKGVNERAIKAESEAQHLRNEICKLESEKNCCFHQYKQCLEKISELEKKLLLSQEESRLLNEKADRAESEIKKLKGLVMELTEEKEASVREYKSCLVKISKLENELSCAQQDVKRLNGELSVGAARLRNAEEKCVLLETSNQSLHSEADNLAKKITMKDKELCQKQKELEKLQSDLQYEHLRHAQIEASLLALQNLHSQSQEEQKTLALELKNGLQLLKDMETSKNSLEDELRRMKDENQSLSELKLSSTFSQENLENEILSLRKMKMRLEAEVAEQVGLNNNLQKDISCLEEEIKDLNRSYQTLVEQVKGAGLNPECIQSSIKILQEESSELRTISEKDKKEKEVLHKKLEDMNEILRKKTVLENSLSDVNGELQGSQEKVRALQESCQILNGEKLTLVAEKASLLSQLQIITDSMQKLLEKNAVLENSLFGAKVELEGLREKSKGLEEICQLLKNEKSNLLAERGNLALQLEKVERRLEYLESRFTGLEEKYSCLEEDKKATSLEVEELRVAVGMEKQERAKLTHQSETRLLSMENHIHLLQEESKWRKKEFEEGLDSAVKAQCEIFILQKFIQDMEEKNYALLVECQKHVEASKLADRLITELENESLEQQVEAELLLDEIERLRLGIYRVFKALDNESDMVSEDKVENEQIFLHQILGNIEDLKYSLRECEDDKQQVLVENSVVVTLLAQLKSEALELESVKKSVEEEFNIMADKLVTVQEDNQELLEMNKKLGLEVSKGSQLTAVLDAEVGSLCVKHDQLQTAYVELKEKYTQVLEENRTLLQKITEIKEEKWMVEQENDTFLLDTLALSNLSTIWMSFGSEKSAELKSVCKDMHNLLGVISEFDKEMGILKEKLEMKETENLLLKESVQRLEEELHEVRESNDHLKFELSSGKELIDKQESGLLEAKQKLIASENLNIELCRTLDVLKTDRQESLQTNVILEKKILEISSTNTTQNQELEVLREVNMNLVTELGKLHEEIEEQRVREEYLSSELEEKNYEFELWEAEAATFYFDLQISSVREVLLENKMNELTEACEILEDKNASKDLEIQQMKGKMISKESEIGELKSQLHSYAPVISSLRDDIVSLEQNALLLMKLNLARSQESKCVEVEVHSDRISSNKPTDGQSIMPKGVLDLQELRTKIKAVEKVVEDMNKPVLHRPLHIKPGRDSSASEIEAIKARPSLDREKHDLAGRRSHHNEHDDDRNRRKTKPKSFEVKNGTQMKDIPLDHVSDSSPERIRRANSAAERVDDQMLELWETAEGGSLSRSVKDVKDFKKRANHPPAGPIVPNQYRNLEWRGKHPPTESEVEKELGVDKLELSMNSSEANEEMNKKILQRLASDAEKLMSLQLTVDSLRRKLEANRKARKPKNVDFETVKEQLQEVEETVVQLVNLNSQLMKSTEESTSYSPSSGSAESKEVMNICQKRVSEQARKGSEKIGRLQLEIQKIQYILLKLDDEKKGEVSSRFSRSSTGIILKNFIHIGRRNSEKKKKGRMCCFRPSSSSGSNNGSIRYRV; encoded by the exons AAATGGATTCTAAAGTGAAGGCAATGATCAAGCTTATTGAAGAAGATGCCGATTCTTTTGCGAGAAGGGCTGAAATGTACTACAAGAAAAGGCCTGAGCTAATGAAATTAGTTGAGGAGTTCTACAGGGCATACCGGGCTTTAGCTGAAAGATATGACCATGTATCAGGCGAGCTTAAGCAGGCCCAGAAAACCATGTCAGAGGCATTTCCCGACCAAGTACCCTTTCGTCTTGAAGATTCACCAGTGAAATCTCCCGCACAGGCTGCAGAGCCAAATAGTCCAGAAGTGTTGGGGTTACTGCTATCGAGAATGCATGCTGTACAGAAGAGTGGTGATGATAATGGAACAAGTGAGTGGGGTCTAAAACAATTGCATGATATGCTCGGGGCTGGAGAAGAAATGCTAAAGAACTCGAAGTTCCTTGAAGGAACCTTAAAGAAAGGAGGGAACTGCAATACAGAGGAAAAGGAACGAAGTTTGCATTCTCAGGTATCTGAATTATCAACTGAGAATGAAAACCTCAAGGCCAAAGTTCTTGCTGAGTCAGAGCGTGCAGGTCAAGCTGAAGGTGAAGTTCAAATTCTGAAAGAAGCCCTAGCTGGTTTGGAGGCGGAAAAAGAAACTACATTCCTGCAATATCAGCAATGCCTGGAAAAGTTGTCTGCTGTAGAAAGGGATCTCAGTGCGGCACAAAAGGACTCCCTTAAGTTCAATGAACGGGCCAGTGAAGCGGGAAATGAAGCTCAGAAGTTGAAGGAATCACTTATCAAACTGGAGGCTGAAAAAGATGCTGCTTTGAGCAAACACAAGGAGTATTTGGAACGGATATCCAGTTTGGAGGATAAGGCTTCTCAAGCACATGAAGACACAAAAGGAGTAAATGAGCGAGCAATTAAGGCAGAAAGTGAAGCTCAGCATCTGAGGAATGAGATCTGTAAATTAGAGTCTGAAAAGAACTGTTGCTttcatcagtacaaacaatgcCTGGAAAAGATATCTGAACTGGAGAAAAAACTCTTGCTGTCTCAGGAAGAATCCAGACTTCTAAATGAGAAAGCTGATAGAGCTGAAAGTGAGATCAAGAAACTGAAAGGGCTTGTTATGGAGCTAACTGAGGAGAAAGAAGCCTCAGTCCGTGAGTATAAAAGCTGCCTGGTGAAAATATCCAAACTTGAGAATGAACTATCTTGTGCACAACAGGATGTAAAACGCCTTAATGGTGAGCTTTCAGTGGGTGCTGCTAGGCTTAGAAATGCCGAAGAGAAGTGTGTTCTGCTGGAGACATCAAATCAGTCGTTGCACTCTGAGGCAGATAACTTGGCAAAGAAGATAACTATGAAAGATAAAGAGCTTTGTCAGAAGCAAAAGGAGCTGGAGAAACTTCAAAGTGATTTGCAATATGAGCACTTACGGCATGCACAGATTGAAGCCTCGCTTTTGGCTTTGCAAAACTTGCACTCTCAATCTCAAGAGGAGCAGAAAACGCTGGCATTGGAGCTCAAAAATGGCCTTCAACTTTTGAAGGACATGGAAACAAGCAAAAATAGTTTGGAAGATGAACTTCGGAGAATGAAGGATGAAAATCAAAGCCTGAGTGAACTGAAATTGTCCTCAACCTTCTCACAGGAGAATCTGGAAAATGAAATCCTTAGCCTGAGGAAGATGAAAATGAGACTTGAAGCGGAGGTTGCTGAACAAGTGGGACTTAATAACAACCTTCAGAAAGACATTTCATGTTTGGAGGAGGAAATCAAGGACCTAAACAGGAGCTACCAGACTTTGGTGGAGCAAGTGAAGGGTGCAGGTTTAAACCCTGAGTGTATTCAGTCTTCAATAAAGATCTTGCAGGAAGAAAGCTCAGAGCTGAGAACAATCTCTGAGAAGgacaaaaaggagaaagaagtcCTCCACAAAAAGCTGGAGGACATGAATGAAATTCTGAGGAAGAAGACTGTTTTGGAGAATTCCCTCTCAGACGTCAATGGCGAGTTGCAGGGATCACAGGAAAAGGTGAGAGCGCTGCAAGAATCTTGCCAAATTCTCAATGGAGAAAAATTGACCCTTGTTGCTGAGAAAGCTTCTTTGCTATCTCAGTTGCAAATTATAACTGATAGCATGCAGAAACTCCTAGAGAAAAATGCTGTTCTTGAGAACTCTCTTTTTGGTGCAAAAGTTGAACTTGAAGGTCTGAGGGAAAAATCCAAGGGTTTAGAAGAAATCTGCCAGTTGCTGAAGAATGAGAAGTCCAATCTTCTTGCTGAAAGAGGTAACCTAGCGCTTCAGTTGGAAAAGGTTGAACGGAGACTAGAATACCTGGAATCAAGATTTACAGGATTGGAAGAAAAATATTCTTGCCTGGAGGAGGACAAAAAAGCAACTAGCTTAGAAGTAGAAGAACTGAGAGTTGCAGTTGGAATGGAGAAACAAGAAAGGGCCAAACTTACTCATCAGAGTGAGACCCGATTACTTAGTATGGAGAACCATATTCATCTCCTACAAGAAGAAAGCAAGTGGAGGAAGAAAGAGTTTGAAGAGGGACTTGACAGCGCTGTGAAAGCCCAGTGTGAAATTTTCATCCTGCAGAAATTCATACAAGACATGGAAGAAAAGAATTACGCTTTATTGGTTGAGTGTCAGAAACATGTTGAGGCATCAAAATTGGCTGACAGGCTGATTACAGAGTTAGAGAATGAGAGCCTTGAGCAACAGGTAGAAGCAGAACTTTTGCTAGATGAAATCGAGAGGTTGAGACTGGGGATATATCGGGTTTTCAAGGCCCTTGATAATGAATCTGATATGGTATCTGAAGATAAGGTGGAAAATGAACAAATATTTCTGCATCAGATTTTGGGCAATATAGAGGATTTAAAATATTCGCTCAGAGAATGTGAGGATGATAAGCAGCAGGTGTTGGTTGAAAACTCTGTAGTCGTAACTTTACTTGCACAGCTGAAATCAGAGGCCCTCGAACTTGAGTCGGTGAAGAAATCTGTAGAGGAGGAGTTCAATATCATGGCAGATAAGCTTGTAACAGTGCAGGAAGACAATCAGGAACTCCTAGAGATGAATAAGAAATTGGGACTCGAAGTGAGTAAGGGCAGTCAACTAACAGCTGTACTGGATGCAGAGGTTGGGAGTCTCTGTGTCAAGCACGATCAGTTGCAGACAGCTTATGTTGAATTAAAAGAGAAATACACTCAGGTTCTTGAGGAGAACAGAACTTTGTTGCAAAAGATCACAGAGATCAAGGAGGAGAAATGGATGGTGGAGCAGGAAAATGATACCTTTTTACTCGATACACTAGCTCTTAGCAATCTCTCTACAATTTGGATGAGTTTTGGTAGTGAGAAATCAGCTGAGCTGAAGTCGGTATGTAAAGATATGCACAATCTACTTGGTGTAATCAGTGAGTTTGACAAGGAGATGGGCATATTGAAGGAGAAGCTGGAAATGAAGGAAACTGAAAACTTACTCCTGAAGGAATCAGTTCAAAGGCTGGAAGAGGAGCTCCATGAAGTCAGGGAATCTAATGATCATTTGAAGTTTGAACTTTCCTCTGGAAAAGAATTAATTGATAAGCAGGAATCAGGACTCTTGGAAGCCAAACAGAAGCTTATAGCATCTGAGAATTTGAACATAGAATTGTGTAGGACTCTGGATGTGCTAAAAACTGACCGTCAAGAATCCTTGCAGACAAATGTAATTCTAGAGAAGAAGATACTTGAAATATCGAGTACAAATACCACTCAAAACCAAGAACTTGAAGTCCTTCGAGAAGTGAATATGAACTTGGTAACTGAACTGGGTAAGTTgcatgaagaaattgaagagcAACGAGTGCGAGAAGAATATCTGAGTTCGGAGCTCGAAGAGAAAAACTATGAGTTTGAACTATGGGAGGCAGAGGCAGCTACCTTTTATTTTGATCTCCAGATCTCCTCTGTTCGTGAAGTACTACTGGAAAACAAAATGAATGAGTTGACTGAGGCGTGCGAGATACTCGAGGATAAAAATGCTTCCAAAGATTTGGAGATTCAACAGATGAAAGGAAAAATGATTTCGAAGGAAAGTGAAATTGGAGAACTGAAGTCACAGTTACATTCATATGCTCCTGTAATTTCTTCTCTGAGGGATGACATTGTTTCACTTGAGCAGAACGCTCTGCTCCTCATGAAACTTAATCTAGCTCGCTCACAGGAATCAAAG TGTGTTGAAGTTGAGGTTCATTCAGATCGAATTAGCTCAAACAAGCCGACGGACGGTCAATCTATCATGCCAAAAGGTGTTCTTGATTTGCAGGAGCTGCGGACTAAGATTAAAGCAGTTGAGAAAGTAGTGGAAGACATGAACAAGCCTGTTTTGCATCGACCTTTACACATCAAGCCTGGGCGAGATAGTTCTGCAAGTGAAATTGAGGCAATAAAAGCTCGACCCAGTTTGGATCGAGAGAAACATGATCTTGCAGGAAGGAGGAGTCACCATAATGAGCATGACGATGACCGTAATCGACGGAAGACAAAACCCAAGTCCTTTGAAGTAAAAAACGGGACGCAAATGAAAGATATACCACTTGATCATGTCTCTGATAGCTCACCGGAAAGAATTAGAAGAGCTAATTCTGCAGCAGAGAGAGTAGATGATCAGATGCTTGAGCTGTGGGAAACTGCAGAAGGAGGCAGTCTCAGTCGTAGCGTGAAAGATGTGAAAGATTTCAAGAAACGGGCAAATCATCCACCAGCGGGGCCTATCGTGCCCAACCAATATAGGAATTTGGAGTGGAGGGGCAAACATCCACCTACAGAATCTGAAGTGGAGAAGGAGTTGGGTGTGGACAAGTTAGAGTTATCAATGAACTCATCCGAGGCAAATGAAGAAATGAACAAGAAGATTCTCCAGCGACTTGCTTCTGATGCAGAGAAACTGATGAGTCTTCAGTTGACTGTGGATAGCCtgagaagaaaattggaggcAAACAGAAAGGCCAGAAAACCAAAAAATGTTGATTTTGAAACAGTTAAGGAGCAGCTACAAGAAGTTGAGGAAACAGTTGTACAGCTGGTGAATTTGAATAGCCAATTGAtgaagagtacagaggaaagcACATCATATTCTCCAAGCAGTGGTTCAGCAGAGTCGAAAGAGGTCATGAATATCTGTCAGAAGAGAGTTTCGGAACAGGCAAGAAAGGGGTCTGAGAAGATTGGACGATTGCAACTAGAGATTCAGAAAATTCAGTACATTTTGCTGAAACTGGACGACGAAAAGAAAGGTGAAGTTAGTAGCAGATTTTCCAGGAGCAGCACAGGCATCATTCTGAAAAACTTCATCCATATCGGGAGGAGGAACagtgagaagaaaaagaagggtcGTATGTGTTGCTTTAGACCTTCCAGTAGCAGTGGCAGCAATAATGGCAGCATCAGATATCGCGTCTAA